Within the Feifania hominis genome, the region GCAGAAAGCCGTTTTCCTCGACCGCAGCGGCGTAGCCCCACCGCTGCACCCCGGCGCTGTACCACGAGATGCGTTCGCCGCGCACAAGGCGGGTCGCCGGCAGGGTGAGCGTCGTTTTCCCGTCGAGCGTGATTTCCCCCGCCACGGGCTCCCCCGCGGGCGGCTGCCCGTTTACCGCCTCGAAGACATCGGCGTAGGTCTCGCCGGGTCTGCTCGCCTTTCGATCGATGTAAGCCGCGAGCAGCGCCTCGTCAAAGTCGGCGTTCTGCGCCGCGCGCAGCTCTGAGACGAGCTCGCTTTTCTCGTGTTCGTCATAGCGGCGCTCCAGCGTGACAATCTTCTGCTCACCGTTCCAGCCCACCTCGATGCCGGCGAGCTCCGACAGCGCCCGCAGGGGCAGATAGGTGCTGCCCTCCTCGATAAAGGAGCCGGCAGCAAGGCTCACGCGCAGACTTTTTTTATCGGCGCTGAGCACGGTGTCCTCCCCCGGTGCGCGCTCGGCAGCCTGCGCGGCGCTGAGCGTCTTGCTGTGGGTGTAGTCGGCGCTGACGCGGCTGCCGCCCGCTGTGATGCTCAACAGAATGCCGTCCGCCGTGGCGATGGTCACGCGCCCGCACGCCGCATCCCAGCCGACCACGCCGCCGAGTGACTCAAACACCCCTCGTACCGGCACGTAGCTCACGCCGTCGCGCAGCACCGGCTTCGTTGTCAGCTGGAGCTCGCTGCCGTTTGCAAAGAGCCTTATGTCCGCGTCGCTCGCGGGCGCTGCAAGCCCCGTCGCCGCTGCGACAAGCGCCAGACAGAGCACAAGTACCAGGGCCAGTAACCGTTTCATCGCTCTTCCTCCCGCGTCAAAGATTTTATCTCATTTTACACGAAATTTCGCCAAAACAAAAGCTCTGAAACGAAAAGGATTGAATCCTCCCGTTTCAGAGCTTTTTCGGCCACCGGCCAAATATTCTTTCACCTGCCGGAGAACCCGGCGCGGCGAGTATCATCTCTTAACCCTGGTTGAGCGCTTTCTCGATGAGCTTCTTGGTGATGTTGCCACCGATGGTGCCGGCCTGCTTCGAGGTCAGATCGCCGTTGTAGCCCTCTTTGAGCGTGACGCCAACTTCGCTGGCCACCTCATACTTCATCTTGTTGAGGGTATCTTTCATCTTGCTGTTGTACTGCATTCCTTTCACCTCCTTTGCTGGAACTGTTGTTAGTATCAGCTGGTAAAGAGGCAAAATGCAAAGGAATTTTTGTCAGGTCCGGCGATTTTTCACATCGGTTCAAACGACCTGAAAAATGTAAAATTTCAGATAGTCGGTCTCGGGCACATTCCACAGGATGGGGTGATCCGGCCCCTGTTGGCGCGCCTCGACCTGCCTGAGCTGTACGCCCGCGTCGGCCGCCGCCTCCCGGAGCATCCTGCGAAACAGCCCGTCCTCCATGAAGTGCGAACAGGAGCAGGTCGCAAGGTATCCCCCGCGCGGCAGCAGCTTCATTGCGCGCAGATTGATCTCCCGGTAGCCGCGAAGCGCCGCGTCAACCGTGCGGCGGCTCTTTGTAAAGGCGGGTGGGTCGAGAATCACAAAGTCGTACTTTGCGTGCTCCTGCGCGAGCTTCGGCAGAAGCTCGAAGACGTCGGCCGCAACGAAATCCATTTTTTCGTCGAGGCCGTTTCGGCGCGCATTCTCCCGCGCCATCGCAATGGCGCTCTCGGATACGTCCACCGCTGTGACATGCTGCGCGCCGCCGAGCGCCGCGTTGAGCCCAAAGGAGCCCGTGTGGGTGAAGCAGTCGAGCACCCGCCGCCCGCGGG harbors:
- a CDS encoding copper amine oxidase N-terminal domain-containing protein, encoding MKRLLALVLVLCLALVAAATGLAAPASDADIRLFANGSELQLTTKPVLRDGVSYVPVRGVFESLGGVVGWDAACGRVTIATADGILLSITAGGSRVSADYTHSKTLSAAQAAERAPGEDTVLSADKKSLRVSLAAGSFIEEGSTYLPLRALSELAGIEVGWNGEQKIVTLERRYDEHEKSELVSELRAAQNADFDEALLAAYIDRKASRPGETYADVFEAVNGQPPAGEPVAGEITLDGKTTLTLPATRLVRGERISWYSAGVQRWGYAAAVEENGFLLEGRGIDSVVIESARGTLRLTDEALYESMQQEGKLLVCTFDAPGDTFSAAPSDMEEEFWRIWESGGFSNIKAAHFEGRSQSREDYTVRFVHSGENETPSVWTVSMYLRYDAAPFVQTGPLVIGRADTVRAAWTPSHLMATLCADGPVDFAALPCDTLTVSVRYEDGGVSQICLELSFDEQGSLVVRKL
- a CDS encoding alpha/beta-type small acid-soluble spore protein yields the protein MQYNSKMKDTLNKMKYEVASEVGVTLKEGYNGDLTSKQAGTIGGNITKKLIEKALNQG